A stretch of Malus sylvestris chromosome 11, drMalSylv7.2, whole genome shotgun sequence DNA encodes these proteins:
- the LOC126591442 gene encoding putative phospholipid:diacylglycerol acyltransferase 2, with the protein MASRSILRFRKLCYVEPVSSPSVKFRSFQTSEVEGTDESSVEKKQWKRKKQQRGWRCIDSCCWVIGYMCTAWWVLLLLYHSLPVTLTGFQVPESPGTRLKGEGLTALHPVVLVPGIVTGGLELWEGRPCAEGLFRKRLWGGGFTEIFKRPLCWLEHLSLHNETGLDPPGIRVRAVPGLVAADYFAPGYFVWAVLIENLAKIGYEGKNMHMSAYDWRLSFQNTEIRDQALSRLKSKIELMYVTNGYKKVVVVPHSMGAIYFLHFMKWVESPPPIGGGGGPSWCAKHIKAIMNIGPAFLGVPKAVSNIFSAEGKDVAYIRAMAPGVLDSEFLGLQTFEHVMRASRTWDSIVSILPKGGDSIWGNLDWSPEDGQSCYQARKGYLQSTTGDNNFSRNDGNSVFQVKEPVKYGRIISFGKESSQLSSSQLPRLDLKDLIHKDLATNSKSSCGAVWTEYDEVSSESIRRITENKAYTAQTLFDLLRFVAPKLMRRAEAHFSHGIADNLDDPKYAHYKYWSNPLETKLPVAPNMEIYCLYGVGIPTERSYVYKMSPSNKCKSIPFRIDGSADGEAGSCLKNGIHFVDGDDSVPVLSAGFMCAKGWRGRTRFNPSGIATYIREYRHKPPASLLEGRGIESGAHVDIMGNVALIEDVLRVAAGANGAQTGGDRIYSDIMRISERINLQM; encoded by the exons ATGGCTTCGAGATCGATTCTCCGGTTTCGAAAACTCTGCTACGTTGAGCCTGTGAGCTCCCCTTCTGTAAAGTTTCGATCTTTTCAGACCTCAGAAGTTGAAGGGACAGATGAGAGTTCCGTGGAGAAGAAGCAATGGAAGAGGAAGAAGCAGCAGAGGGGGTGGAGGTGCATAGATAGCTGCTGTTGGGTCATTGGGTACATGTGCACTGCTTGGTGGGTTCTTTTGTTATTGTACCACAGCTTGCCGGTCACTTTGACCGGCTTTCAGGTGCCGGAATCTCCAGGGACAAGGCTTAAAGGTGAAGGCCTGACTGCCCTTCACCCTGTTGTTCTTGTCCCCGGCATTGTGACCGGTGGCCTCGAGCTCTGGGAAGGCAGGCCTTGTGCCGAGGGGCTTTTTCGAAAGCGGCTTTGGGGTGGTGGTTTCACCGAAATCTTCAAAAG GCCTTTGTGTTGGTTGGAGCATCTGTCTCTGCACAATGAAACGGGGCTCGATCCTCCGGGAATTCGAGTCAGGGCAGTTCCGGGACTTGTTGCAGCTGACTATTTTGCTCCTGGATATTTTGTTTGGGCTGTTTTGATCGAAAACTTGGCGAAAATTGGTTACGAAGGGAAGAATATGCATATGTCTGCGTATGATTGGCGGCTATCTTTCCAAAATACAGAG ATTCGGGACCAAGCTCTTAGTAGATTGAAGAGTAAAATTGAGCTTATGTACGTAACGAATGGATATAAGAAAGTGGTTGTGGTGCCTCATTCTATGGGTGCAATTTATTTTCTCCACTTCATGAAATGGGTTGAATCACCTCCTCCtataggtggtggtggtggtccaAGCTGGTGTGCCAAGCACATTAAAGCAATCATGAATATCGGTCCAGCATTTCTTGGTGTTCCAAAAGCTGTTAGTAATATATTTTCTGCTGAGGGTAAAGATGTCGCGTACATCAG AGCTATGGCTCCGGGTGTTTTAGATTCTGAATTTCTTGGGCTTCAAACCTTTGAGCACGTCATGCGGGCAAGTCGAACCTGGGATTCCATAGTTTCCATATTGCCAAAAGGTGGAGATTCCATCTGGGGCAATTTGGATTGGTCTCCTGAAGATGGGCAGAGCTGTTACCAGGCAAGGAAAGGATATCTACAGTCCACTACTGGTGACAACAATTTCAGCCGCAACGATGGAAATAGTGTTTTCCAAGTAAAAGAACCTGTGAAATATGGAAGAATAATCTCTTTTGGCAAGGAATCTTCACAATTATCTTCTTCACAGCTTCCTAGGCTTGATTTGAAG GATCTAATACACAAAGATTTGGCCACAAATTCCAAGTCATCGTGTGGAGCGGTGTGGACTGAATATGATGAGGTAAGCAGTGAAAGCATCAGAAGAATTACAGAAAATAAAGCTTACACAGCTCAAACACTTTTTGATCTACTACGTTTTGTGGCTCCAAAATTGATGCGACGGGCTGAGGCTCACTTCTCTCATGGGATAGCTGATAACCTTGATGATCCTAAATACGCCCATTACAAGTACTGGTCCAATCCACTAGAGACCAA GTTACCGGTTGCTCCAAACATGGAAATATACTGTTTATATGGCGTTGGAATCCCCACTGAAAGATCATATGTATACAAGATGTCTCCTTCTAACAAGTGCAAAAGCATTCCATTCCGGATTGATGGCTCAGCAGATGGAGAGGCAGGAAGTTGTCTGAAAAATGGAATACATTTTGTGGATGGTGACGATAGTGTGCCTGTATTGAGTGCAGGTTTCATGTGTGCCAAAGGATGGAGAGGAAGAACGAGATTCAACCCATCTGGTATTGCTACTTACATAAGGGAGTACCGGCACAAGCCACCGGCTAGTCTCCTTGAGGGGAGGGGTATAGAGAGTGGTGCACATGTTGACATCATGGGAAACGTTGCATTAATTGAAGATGTTCTCAGGGTTGCTGCCGGAGCAAATGGTGCACAGACCGGAGGTGATAGGATTTACTCAGATATCATGAGAATATCTGAGAGAATAAATCTACAGATGTAA